One part of the Mariniflexile litorale genome encodes these proteins:
- a CDS encoding TonB-dependent receptor: MKCKKILLLTLFAFLSIVVQGQISGTVTDKADGMPLPGVSVIIPGTTQGAATDFDGNYTLENVSGDATLVFSYIGYKSHEVKISNRSIVNVELVADAAQLDEIIVTGYARERKVDVTGAITVVELGPTEGVSMSSGSAIQGLQGRVPGVFIEKSGDPTGASSNILIRGATTLGNNAPLFVIDGVPTVRQDVFSSINPSAIESVQVLKDASASSLYGARAGNGVIIVTTKNSAKAAGGEKFKVSINSNISVLSEKKQRYDMLNAQQRGEVLWQASVNDNSDPNSGYGEIYDFDWNGDFNNPVLNSVTIQPFVGGDTNVPVGDTDWQDETYQTGYVYNNEISVSGGTDNSFHLLNVGHLRNTGILKHTGYERISAKLNSNFNLFNNRLRVGVNTQMFTSDETLASPDVGSAPTPGLAISLAPTLPVYDADGNFAGPLGSGYSDRNNPVLMQYINRWDNTDRTTIFGNIWGEFDIIENLTFRTSLGLDYNDYHRKDIETKVSNGFITRSNNRLIHDTSKFTSLVFTNTLNYQLELNDKHKIGVLLGTESIQDDFQSVSAQADGFAVETESFFQLDAATGARTNSGSSTGSRLLSQFGKINYGYEDRYLASFTLRRDGSSRFGPDNRYGVFPAATVGWRISNEEFWKDNDIVNSLKFRAGYGEVGNQTIGDVARFGLFESRYGANQRQAAGGDFFFDTFYNVGTAYDLNGNNTGNLPSGFVSIQAANSGLKWETTKEINLGIDFTLFNNNVVGSFDYFTRETSDILTIPPIASAIGEGQLRTLNGATTEVKGWELALGYSKTFDNGLSFTVATNFGSFKDEITELPAEVVSAFPGTVDNSIIGHSQFSIFGYKSDGLFQSQAEVDSSPTQVPAGRPGGIKYKDISGNGSIGVEDRDFLGTTLPDLEYGIRIDLAYKNFDLSLFGSGVTGRIGQDPYIFWNNFVQGRENAGLGVLGAWTPTNTDSNIPSLTLANNDNRISDYLFRNNSYFKLRNLQLGYSLPEDLIENWAGMSSCRIYFQGENLFWFTPSDYIGADPERTDVNRIPVPTTLSLGLNINF; encoded by the coding sequence ATGAAATGTAAAAAAATCTTATTGTTAACGCTGTTTGCGTTTCTGAGCATAGTTGTGCAAGGGCAAATTAGTGGTACTGTTACGGATAAGGCAGATGGTATGCCACTTCCTGGTGTATCGGTAATAATACCTGGAACCACTCAAGGAGCTGCAACAGATTTTGATGGAAATTATACACTGGAAAATGTAAGTGGTGATGCCACATTGGTTTTTAGCTATATAGGTTATAAAAGCCATGAAGTAAAAATAAGCAATCGTTCTATTGTAAACGTGGAGCTGGTTGCAGATGCTGCACAACTTGACGAAATTATTGTTACGGGTTATGCTAGAGAAAGAAAGGTGGACGTAACAGGAGCAATTACCGTAGTAGAACTAGGGCCTACTGAAGGTGTTAGTATGAGTTCAGGTAGTGCTATTCAAGGATTGCAGGGGCGAGTACCAGGCGTTTTTATTGAAAAATCCGGAGATCCAACAGGAGCCAGTAGTAATATTTTAATTCGTGGTGCTACCACATTAGGAAATAATGCCCCCTTGTTTGTTATAGATGGTGTTCCAACAGTAAGACAGGACGTGTTCTCTAGTATCAACCCAAGTGCTATCGAATCAGTTCAAGTGCTTAAAGATGCATCGGCTTCTTCTCTTTATGGAGCTCGGGCAGGAAACGGGGTAATAATTGTTACCACTAAAAACAGTGCTAAAGCTGCTGGTGGTGAAAAATTTAAAGTGAGCATAAATTCAAATATATCGGTACTTTCAGAAAAGAAACAACGTTATGATATGCTTAATGCTCAACAAAGAGGTGAAGTATTATGGCAAGCTTCAGTAAATGACAATTCTGATCCTAATTCAGGATATGGTGAGATATATGATTTTGATTGGAACGGAGACTTTAATAATCCTGTTTTAAATAGTGTTACTATACAGCCATTTGTGGGAGGCGATACTAATGTTCCTGTTGGTGATACAGATTGGCAAGATGAAACCTATCAAACAGGTTATGTATATAACAACGAAATATCTGTTTCTGGAGGTACTGATAATTCTTTCCATTTACTTAACGTTGGGCATTTAAGAAATACAGGTATTTTAAAACACACGGGGTATGAAAGAATTTCTGCAAAATTAAATTCAAATTTTAATTTATTTAATAATAGATTAAGAGTTGGGGTTAATACACAAATGTTCACATCCGATGAAACCTTGGCTTCACCAGATGTTGGTAGTGCACCTACGCCTGGTTTGGCAATTTCTTTAGCACCAACCTTACCGGTTTATGATGCTGATGGCAATTTTGCTGGTCCTTTAGGTTCGGGCTATTCTGATAGAAACAACCCTGTTTTAATGCAGTATATAAACCGTTGGGATAACACCGATAGAACAACCATATTTGGAAATATATGGGGTGAATTCGATATTATTGAAAATTTAACTTTTAGAACAAGTTTAGGTTTAGACTATAACGATTATCATAGAAAAGATATTGAAACTAAAGTTAGTAATGGATTTATTACAAGAAGCAATAATAGGCTGATACATGATACTAGTAAATTTACCAGTTTAGTTTTTACAAATACGTTAAATTATCAACTAGAACTTAATGACAAACATAAAATTGGTGTTTTACTGGGAACAGAATCTATACAAGATGATTTTCAGAGTGTTAGTGCGCAAGCAGATGGTTTTGCGGTTGAGACTGAATCATTCTTTCAGCTAGATGCTGCAACTGGCGCTAGAACCAATTCAGGTTCTTCAACAGGAAGTCGTTTATTGTCGCAATTTGGTAAAATTAATTACGGCTATGAAGACAGATATTTGGCTTCTTTCACATTGCGTCGCGATGGGTCTTCAAGATTTGGACCAGATAACAGATATGGTGTTTTTCCAGCAGCAACTGTTGGTTGGAGAATTAGTAACGAAGAATTTTGGAAAGACAATGATATTGTAAATTCATTAAAATTTAGAGCTGGTTATGGTGAAGTAGGTAACCAAACCATAGGCGATGTAGCGCGTTTCGGTTTGTTTGAATCTAGATATGGAGCAAATCAGAGACAGGCAGCCGGAGGTGATTTCTTCTTTGATACTTTTTATAATGTTGGTACTGCTTACGATTTAAACGGAAATAACACAGGTAATTTACCTTCTGGCTTTGTGTCTATTCAAGCGGCAAATTCTGGTTTAAAATGGGAAACTACCAAAGAGATTAACCTTGGTATTGATTTTACATTGTTTAATAATAATGTAGTTGGGTCTTTTGACTATTTTACAAGAGAAACATCAGATATTTTAACAATACCTCCAATTGCATCGGCAATAGGCGAAGGTCAATTACGAACATTAAATGGAGCTACAACCGAAGTAAAAGGTTGGGAGTTGGCTTTAGGTTATTCAAAAACATTTGACAATGGTTTATCTTTTACCGTAGCAACCAATTTTGGTTCCTTTAAAGATGAGATTACCGAATTGCCTGCTGAAGTTGTTTCTGCTTTTCCAGGAACTGTTGATAATTCTATTATTGGTCACTCCCAGTTTTCAATTTTCGGTTATAAATCAGATGGCTTGTTTCAAAGTCAAGCTGAAGTAGATTCTAGCCCAACACAAGTTCCAGCGGGAAGACCAGGTGGAATTAAATATAAAGATATAAGTGGTAATGGAAGTATAGGTGTTGAAGATAGAGATTTCCTTGGAACAACCTTGCCAGACCTTGAGTATGGTATTAGAATTGATTTAGCGTACAAAAATTTCGACTTGTCGTTATTTGGATCTGGTGTAACAGGAAGAATAGGGCAAGATCCTTATATCTTTTGGAACAATTTTGTACAAGGTAGAGAAAATGCCGGACTTGGTGTATTGGGTGCTTGGACCCCAACAAATACAGATTCCAATATTCCATCATTAACACTTGCTAATAATGATAATAGGATTTCAGATTATTTGTTTAGAAATAACTCTTATTTCAAATTAAGAAACCTTCAATTAGGGTATTCACTTCCAGAAGACTTAATAGAAAATTGGGCAGGTATGTCAAGCTGTAGAATTTATTTTCAAGGAGAAAATCTATTCTGGTTTACACCAAGCGATTATATAGGTGCAGATCCTGAGCGTACAGATGTAAATAGAATTCCGGTACCTACAACGCTGTCTTTAGGACTTAACATTAACTTTTAA
- a CDS encoding RagB/SusD family nutrient uptake outer membrane protein, whose amino-acid sequence MKKYIKTVLTGIMAASVLFACSKDFLDYEPEGVLSNENVATAENAEALVVAAYAGIANDDMVGPLTSMWVYGSVRSDDAYKGGGGRGDVDVVDRYEQYNLTIADDPLDWMAPRTWTNYYAAISRANFALDVINQIPDADYADKTTRQAELRFLRAHSHFVLKLLFKKIPYITEGLTQEEILEIDNRLDNDDLWNTIADDFLFAYNNLPPSQDQVGRADRNAAAAYLAKLRLYQAYEQNDTHQVTNINLSRLQEVIDFADEVTGGLEPDYGNNYLDGFDNGPESIWAAQFSINDGTTVGRVSFVTGLNSPHGTGLYGCCGFHLASQNMVNAFKTDLVTGLPLLDTFNNTNIFNVVDGNGETPLAVGITLDPRIDHTVGIPGRPFKYRNTVKEAGDMIYNFSWARDPGVYGYFGNMKEQQAPDCSCYVKEGPFVGTSKNIEFIRYADVLLFKAEALIQLNQVDDGITIINEIRTRAAASTQRQINAGASNVYNVGMYPMGMLKADAIKALMFERRLEFGMEGPRFFDLVRWGMAEPVLNAYLAIEKTRKDFLTNAQFTAGRDEYYPIPQREIDFTGGLYDQNPGY is encoded by the coding sequence ATGAAAAAATATATAAAAACAGTATTAACAGGAATTATGGCAGCATCTGTATTGTTTGCTTGTTCCAAAGACTTTTTAGATTACGAACCGGAAGGCGTATTATCTAACGAAAACGTAGCAACTGCTGAAAATGCAGAAGCTTTAGTAGTTGCAGCTTATGCTGGAATTGCCAATGATGATATGGTTGGGCCTTTAACCAGTATGTGGGTGTATGGTAGTGTACGTTCTGATGACGCCTATAAAGGAGGCGGCGGACGTGGCGATGTTGATGTTGTAGATAGATACGAACAATACAACTTAACTATTGCTGATGATCCATTAGATTGGATGGCACCAAGAACTTGGACAAACTATTACGCAGCGATTTCAAGAGCAAACTTTGCCTTAGATGTAATTAACCAAATTCCAGATGCAGATTATGCAGATAAAACAACAAGACAAGCAGAACTTAGGTTTTTAAGAGCGCATTCTCATTTTGTTCTAAAATTATTATTTAAAAAGATTCCTTATATCACAGAAGGTTTAACACAGGAAGAAATCTTAGAAATTGACAATCGTTTAGATAATGATGATTTATGGAACACTATAGCAGACGATTTTTTGTTTGCATATAACAATTTACCACCATCACAAGATCAAGTTGGTAGAGCCGATAGAAATGCGGCGGCGGCTTATTTAGCGAAGCTACGTTTGTATCAAGCATATGAACAAAACGATACACATCAAGTAACCAATATTAATCTGTCTCGTTTGCAGGAGGTAATAGATTTTGCAGATGAAGTAACTGGTGGATTGGAACCAGATTACGGTAATAATTATTTGGATGGTTTTGATAATGGTCCTGAGTCCATTTGGGCAGCACAATTCTCTATTAATGATGGAACCACCGTTGGAAGAGTTAGTTTTGTAACGGGTTTAAATTCACCACATGGTACTGGGTTATATGGTTGTTGTGGTTTCCACTTAGCAAGTCAAAATATGGTAAATGCCTTTAAAACCGATCTTGTTACTGGGCTACCGTTATTAGATACATTTAATAATACTAATATTTTTAATGTAGTAGATGGTAATGGAGAAACTCCTTTGGCGGTAGGTATCACTTTAGATCCACGTATTGATCATACCGTTGGAATCCCTGGGCGTCCATTCAAATATCGCAATACAGTAAAAGAAGCTGGAGATATGATATATAACTTTAGTTGGGCAAGAGACCCGGGTGTATATGGTTACTTTGGAAATATGAAAGAACAACAAGCACCAGATTGTTCATGTTATGTAAAAGAAGGTCCGTTTGTAGGGACCTCAAAAAATATAGAATTTATTAGATATGCCGATGTGCTTTTATTTAAAGCCGAAGCTTTAATTCAATTAAATCAAGTAGATGATGGCATAACAATTATTAATGAAATTAGAACACGTGCAGCAGCTAGTACCCAAAGACAAATAAATGCTGGGGCATCAAACGTTTACAACGTTGGCATGTACCCCATGGGAATGCTTAAGGCAGATGCTATTAAAGCATTAATGTTTGAAAGACGTTTAGAGTTTGGTATGGAAGGTCCAAGATTTTTTGATTTAGTAAGATGGGGAATGGCTGAACCAGTACTTAATGCATACTTAGCTATTGAAAAAACAAGAAAAGATTTCCTTACAAATGCTCAGTTTACGGCTGGTAGAGATGAATATTATCCTATTCCACAAAGAGAAATTGATTTTACAGGAGGTTTGTATGATCAAAACCCTGGGTATTAA